From the genome of Diabrotica virgifera virgifera chromosome 8, PGI_DIABVI_V3a:
tttaagtaagCCAGTACACGACACCTAGATTACGcacaaaaatcatcgattacttcatcacgcctagatggatgacgtcactagtatgatataatatgtaaaaaatcaaaatttaaaaataaaaatcgacctatctcgggatttttccttaaaactcgccagtttacgaaagaatgaatttattttatttggcTTTGTCACACTTGTAACAAAAGATAACTTTTGACCGACCCTCGTATAACAGGTCCCTTCTCCACACATGCATTTCACGTCGATCTTTCTAGATAAGACGCGATGAAGCGGGGCGGAAGACGATCAATTCTCCGAATGTGGGGACAATAACTAGAGATGGGCAGAATATTCGAGAAATAACGGCTGGGCTATAAATAGGAACGGATTTTGTAAATAAGTTTAGTTTAAGCTAGAgtttgtaaaagaaaacatgtataaataaattaataaagtcgtatataaatacgaatcgTTCGTTATATTGTTACACGCTGCATATTATCTAACAAATATTTCATTTTAGTCTACgacacaatgaaaaaattatgatTTGGTTAGCATCCAACGTATATACCAGCTTGAGTTATACAGTAGCAGCATCCACACTTTcgaataagataagacagaagtATTATGGCCCACTGCTAACTCTTGGTGATACTGCGGCTGATCTTTGTAGAACTGGAACATGTTTAATGCTTACCTACTACCACGTACGTGTTATGTCAGAAAATGGAACTAAACCGTTGTCTTTAGATATTGTTATCCACAGTCCTGATTAAATATCTCAATATTGAAGTTAtaagttattattaatttttataaaccgTAAATATGGAACACAAACAATTCCTATAAAACCAATCCCTGGAAAGTCTTACGCTCGCGCTTTTACAGTAAAGTATACATACCACCTTATTCGTCTTATTCTTTGTTTTCTATCGGCATGACACTGTCTGTTTTCAATGTATCTCCAGTAAGTTGTTGTTCCATTGTTTTCGTGCTCTTCCCACTGATAATCATCTCATTGAGGAACCGTGTTTTGTCGTGTTTTCTACTCTATTTGTTATCAATTGTCTTATATGATCgttatattatatttttctatttcttaCCCTGTTCTTGATAGTCCTTCTGTACAATAGTATCTTACAATCAATTTTTCTaaaggttttcatctctgctgtttttagtatttttttgttttttctgtaagACATTGTTTCTGTTGCGTAGCTCATTATTGGCCctatgactgttttgtaaatgtTAACTTTTCTGGCTGTTATATTAATAAATCGGTGGGCATACATTGTTCATCTTTCCTTTGGGAGATTAATATTGCTTCGtttgcatagcagattattttaagttgtttttctcccatttgattTCCATAAGCATACgaccttaacctttaactacccgcgctcCGGAATCTCGCGCAACTACCCGCGCGGTGTATTCTATACACCACATTTATTAATATCACATTGAATACATacgaaatatttatattaatatatagGGATAAAAAACATGAGGCCttaattttttatgcatttttaatgatatacatataaattaaaatataaaattgtttaaaaaagacaaAACCTTAACAGAAATAActcaagaaaaaaaataaaaaaaattgaaatcaaAACACTGTGCTCTACACATGTGCTAAATATGTGCTGAATATGTGCTGAACAAATAAAAGCCCTTAAACGGCACTTCATTATAATTAGATATCTACCCGCGGGGTGAATTTGATTCACCAAACTGTACTGCACTAAGGAAGTGATAAATAGATCAACTAACTCTTTAGCTATTACACGAGCGacacaccctcaaaaaagcgcttagttttcgagatactgaccacggaggggtgaatggctaattttattcatactttatatttttgagggtgctgaaaaccaaaatgaggtttattttgaatttcatgtgggggaacattgtcaaaatcgcaattttaccccaaaaataaaaaaaaatacagtcAGGTTTTTTTgggtttacctcgctacaactctgttccgttttatgattttattctgaaatttttacattatatagctctaacatttcgaAAGGCAACGATATGTGTTTTaagcttttattcttattctgataaaggttatgaatttttcaaaggaaaaggtgcggatttgtgcattgcaaagtttaatcgcgaAAGTTGtttgacgaagtttaaaatttagctacTTAATCACGTTTgtgttaaaatagagagtacaaagaaattttctggtaagttttagatcaaaatcttttatagaaaaaaatagtgcaacttttaatgtcgacattagaaatccccaatataccgcttatttttcgagatactgacaatcggtggtgaatggctaattttggcctTAGATTATGGTTTTGACCCtgataaaaacgaaaataaaatttagtTTAAAGTTTAGGTGGggaaatattgtcaaaattgcaattgtgccctaaaaataaaaaaaaaatgaaatcacgttttatTGCGTTTAGCTCgtacaactctggtccgttttaatattttttttctaaagtttgtacactataATATCGCTAACTTTTTTGAAGACAAaggtttctgctttaagcttttagtcttattctagtaaaagttataaatcttttaaagtaaaattaattatttttaaaacatgagtaaaagaagttttctggaaagctttggattaaaatattttatagaaaacaaatggtgcaacttttaacggcgacgttataaatccccaaaataacgctaatttttcgagatactgatcattggtgatgaatggctaattttatgtttttgatggtgctgaaaacgaaaatcaagtttattttgaattttaggtgggagaacattgtcaaaatcgcaattttgccctaaaaataaaaaaaattaaaccacgtttttcttaaaattaaaagttgcaccatctttttctataacacatctagatataaaactccccataaaacttctttgaattTTATGGTTTAACATAAACTTAATCCAATAGATAAGTTTTACATCTTGtaacttaatttttgcgatttaactttgcaattgaggaatctgcacctttgatttttaaaaatttttaacttttatgaagaaaagactaaaagactacaGTTGTTTTCATAGTCTTCAAAAAGGTGAGAAATATGTGCTGTAGacatttcagaaaaaaatattaaaatagaacagagttgtagcgagttaaacgtaaaaattcgtgacttcattattattttttttaggttaaaattgcgatatTAACAATGTTtcctcacataaaattcaaaataaacctctttttcattgtcagcaccatcgggaacataaaataagaccaaaatttaCCGCCCATGGTCTGTGTCTcgaaaaataagtgttattttgGGTATTTATAACGTCTATATTCAAAGTTGCGccattgtttttatataaaatatttgtaacTTAAACTTTCCAGAAGACTCCTTTTGTACTgtatgttttaacataaatgtgATTAATAAGACAAatttcaacttttgtgattaatctttgcaattcacgaatctgcaccttgtactttaaaaaattcataacttttaccaGAATAATACTAGAAGCTTAAGATAGataccattgtcttcaaaaaagtgagcaacatataatATGCAAGCCttagaaaataatattaaaatgaaCCAGAGTTGTAGAGAGTAAAACGCAAAAAAGCGTGATTTcacttctttttatttttagggtacaattgcgattttgacaatatttccccagctaaaatttaaaataaatttaattttcgtTTTCAAGAGCGgaaaaaacataatctaagaccaagattagccattcaccgcccatgttcagtatctcgaaaaataaccgttacattggggatttctaatgtcgataataaaagttgcactattttttttctatataacattttgatctaaaattctCCATAAAACTTCTTCgtactctctactttaacataaacgtgactAAAAGGCTAAGTTTtcaatttcgtcactcaacttttgcgattaaactttgcaatgcataaatccgcaccttttcctttgaaaaatccataacctttatcagaataaaaATTAAAGCTTTAAACAGGTATCGTTGTCTTCAAAAATGTAAGAGCTACTacctatatactgtaaaaatttcagaaaaaaaaatattaaaatggaacagagttgtagcgaggtaaacgcaaaaaaacgtgattttatttatttatttttttatttttagggtaaaattgcaattttgacaatgttcccccacatcaaattcaaaataaatctcattttcgttttcagcaccgtcaaaaacttACGGTATGTCTAAAATTGCCCATtgattcacctctccgtggtcagtacctggtcattttggggTTGCCTGCCGCTCGCCTATATCAATGTGTAACTATGTGTGCGCCTAGTAAACACATCAGTCCAAGGTTACATAGAGTGTAAAAAGTGGTGGATACAGAATTTGGAGTTTATCGCTGTGTTAGTAGAAATGGTGTACTTTATACACcagcgcgggtagttaaaggttaaatactgattttagcaaaaaaaatgaaagaaaacaaaattgtataaaatataattatctctataactaatttaattttaacagaatagcaaaaaataaattaaaagcagtgttcaacatattttatatacaactattaaaactaattttaatgttcaGTTCGATATTATGTGCTaataggaaaaaaatatccttttaGGCTCAATATAATCTTCTACATATCCTTTTGGTAGTAAAAAGTTTGGGTCATATAAATATTCGGACTCTCCATTATGACTGTTGATTTCCTGGAAGTTAAAATTTTGATCTATTGGTCTTAAGTGTTTCTCGTGAGTAGATGGACGATTCATGTACTTTAGAGATTCTATGGCATGCTCTAGAATAGGATTCTCTTTCGGAAAGTCAAGATCGTTAGGTTCTATTTCTCCATATCGTTTAGATTCACCTTCGGATCCCTCGACGCTGGCtcttaaaataaataatagaaatattaaagACCAATATTAGTTTAAAAACAAACGCTATATCAAAATTAGAGAGTTAATTAAATTGTTATATAAAATTTGTCTGCTACATTTTAACAATATTGAATAAGGTGACGAATGAGGTgaatcatgaagcagtttatacgaagtttaatatcttgagcaaaccttcctcgaaaacccgacgtttaggcaggattttttccacccggaactttcgtaatttccaaaatttatgcttaacctctgagtggcgctttcctgctatggacgtggataataatttcagtacTTTTTTGGATAATCTTGtccgtatcttcaataaagcatttcctttaattgcaattaagccaaaacatcgcaaaccctggactactaaaggtatccgaatatcttccaagaatatgcgttctcttctctatatcaggaaatttactatcaacgtttctatcactgaatatatcaccaagtacagggcatcctatcttaaacttataaaatcagctaaaaaagactactaccataaccgtttgggaagctcaaaaagtgttgcaaaagaaacttggtccataataaacgatcttcgaaataaaacccacactgctaaaacaatttcccttccagaccctgaaaatctaaatgaatactttgttaatgtgagtaaaaatattacatcaactattttgccacaacaagatcccattgcttatctccctaattcaagaaaggtctcgaattcgttctttataaaaccagtcgataaatctgaactgatccaaacaatcaatagtatcaaaagcaaatcctcctgtagtactgatggtctatcgataaaaattttttctaatctcccagaaaatgtgttagaagtcctcatctcattaattaatgattcctttgagaaaggtaaatttccagagtgcctgaagacagccatcattattcctcttcataagggtggtgaaatatctaatacctgcaattatagacctattgcactactaccggtactctccaaaattattgagagactcataaaagcccgacttatgtcctttctagttgaaaacaacattttatcacaaaatcagttcggctttttaaataataaatgcaccactgatgccatcttttctgtactacatgaggtttatcaagcactgaacaataatcttcacactgccaccgttttttgtgactacgccaaagcttttgattgtgtaaatcataacattttgataagaaaactaaatttctacggaattcgaggtatttctttagattggttccaatcttacttggatgataggaaacaactggttagagcaaatgatacagactctagtctcaaaaacattgtatgtggggtacctcaaggttcagtattgggtcctctacttttccttatctttattaatgacatcactagtttaaaaatcgatggaaaaatctttctttttgctgatgataccagtatcacttggagcaactcaaatattgcaactcttcatgctactataacttctgatctacttacaataaaaacctggtctgactctaatttactctcgtttaacgtagataaaacagtagcattgtcttataaaggagtccttcaacccttacctcttaataacagccagatcagtaccgttgattctgtgaaatttcttggtatttttttagacagcaaccttaaatggtcccaccatatcgatttgttaaggaagaaactatcctcagcttgctatgctataagatctgtttcgaatgaactcaatttagcatcttccaaaataacatatttttctttgttcgagtcacatcttcgttatggtcttcctttttggggttctggtacagctgcccaattcgatgttattttcaaattacaaaaaagagcaattagatatctgtttggcctcagaagaacaacacattgcagaagttacttcaaagatcacagaattttaacccttccatctttgtatattttagaaactgtttgcttaattcgtaaacatctacatgtctttccaccaagacctaatcatgactacttcacgagaaattctacgtttgacgtctatatgccgaccccgtcctctgagttagtaaagaaatctatattatatttcgcaaaaaaactttacaatcatctccctctacaacttaaatctgcagcatctttccccaaattccgtaaactgacaaaagcctacctatctgaaagaccatattattcagtagaagattttcttaatcaataactaagaaattacagtaccctttgcacaagtagtatttttattatcatttttttttgtgtatatttgggtgtcatatgcagcagcttaacttttaaacttattaattactaggtagactatgcatttgcaatttacttaaattttgcaattgactacttctgtttaacttcattattattgttattattgtaaatatattgacgatttatgtaattttagtaaattggattgttattgttttgttgtcttgactttttataagctttgtcgataaaattgtacaatttttcatgacaataaagcatatttctgaTTCTGATTCTGAATAGCTTAGAATAgcgggtaatatgagccgtcaTATTACTCATATGcgtgccaatggtgaatattaaattcttaataattgtatgtcaaaaaatgtacaataactacctTCCTCTTAAAAccgaccaaatttcatttgcctaTCTCAACCgcttttaaattaataaataaatcgtcagtttgtaagaaaaatttcaacaccccctatctcggaaacgaagcattttcggacatacgtttataaagcaaatagACCAGgaccccgcgtaccaaaaaaaagttaactaataggaagctgaaaatttgttaataacttaacggtatctagtcggaaaaactttgatgtattggaacactgaaacaggggaagttttaattgtggaacagtttaaaaatttgaaacgtcacattacgaaaacgtctcctgtattttgtcagacagaacatccaattgatttgttaccttttcattaaactctcatgcaaaaatcagactgctattactaaccaacatgattcctgtcatttgacatgttcttcgtgctccactcattaaaatgtccagttggtgataaacaccagtgtgatttttacatgagagtttaatgaaatggtaacaaatcaattggaagttctgtccgacaaaatatatggaacattttcgtagtctgacgttccaaatttttaacctgttccacaattacaaCCTcacttgttccagtgttcccatacatcaaagttttgtcttaacaaattttcagcttgataataatcaactttttttggtacgcgggatccaggtctaaaactatcattattttttcatgcataatTAGTCATTAAAACTTTTCATaggtacttatttaaaaacaccctgtactgaataaaaacatggctagttgttaaagtacctaacttttttatggtccaacatacgCAAATGAactaaaaaacagaatgttgagaaaacatgaggctatagttaggtataaattttagtattttacaaatgctagaatattccacaagaacacaatttgattcgtacacccggtatacaataaaaatttacctgtttagcaacaatgttattacagcgatattgttaaagaataaggctataagacattaaaaaaatcacttaatttggtcaacaggtttaggaaatacgagacattaaaaatgatccattttcagggtgggcggttaattttggcccagagtgtatacCAACATAAGCGGATTTTCAGAGACATAATATCATCTATATTTATACGTAATACATCTACAACACACACAATATATAAACAGACAATACACAAAGacataatgttgttctgaagctatttccttgtggcatttttgtaatcaactattctaaatgccaCGATTTAACTAgagaaatgattttattaacgttttgacgtccaCATTGGATGTCGTGTCAAAATACAGCGTATAAAAAACAACGTATTTTGAACACGACATCggatgtggacgtcgaaacgttaataaaattattttttaagaccaagttttcaatataatagcacataaaataatattgaaaacattactctacatcccaccagatttaaaacaatgggaaccttctctggttacacctccgaggcttctaaaatttgcaagccataacggatgctgagactataGAATGTATATAACCAGATaagattcccattgttttcaatctggtgggatgtagagtaatgtttttaatattattttatgtgctattagattgaaaacttagtcttttgctagcagttgccgctagggcatccctgtcatttcgttcgttgcgattcgtaactgcacgccgtcctagttgggtcagagagagcagcattcATATGTGCCTCCTAATGAGAGACGAATAAGTTTCTAAACCGGTAAAGGCGCTTGCTGCAccctctgattgaactagaatatggtgcgactctagtttcgtgttgcaacgacattgaaaatagttattcattttttcaatttttttttatttaaattgtggcttatttcccatttagaatagttgctTATAAACACATAATGTGTAAACATAATTAAATACACAAAACAATCAAAATTTGATATCATACTGAGGGTATAAACACCACCCTCAGAATTGTCAACTAAAAGCATGGCTATTTGTCTACAAGATCATAGCCAAGTAAGTCACCTGTCAATTTAGATAACTCAACTGTCAAACAGATATCGGTTATAATAAAAGTTAACCAATTTAAAATAGTATTAATCTTCTATAATcctatataatatacagggtgtaactaaaatacaggtcataaatttaatcacatattctgggaccaaaaatagtttgattgaacctaacttaccttagtacaaatgtgcatataaaaaaagttacaaccctttgaagttacaaaatgaaaatcgattttttcgaatatatcgaaaactattaaagattttttattgcaaatggacatatggcatttttatgaaagtagcatcttaagaaaaaattatagtgaaatttggacaccctataaaaaatttatgggggtttagttccattaaacccccccaaacttttgtgtacgttccaattaaattgttattgtagtaccattagttaaacacaatatttttaaaactttttttgctcctagtactttttcgaaaattcagtttttatcgagatattttgaatatttgtcaaatccaccacatatttgtatatgattaagtacgattatggagacttggtaaaaatatgaaaatttatgtatgatttacatttttaggtatattttgaaccgtattaaaaaagaagtcatatctcgataaaagttaccttctcgaaaaaataaaaagaggcaaaaaagttttaaaaacattttgtttaactaatggtatcgtagtaatagtttaattggagcgtacacaaacatttggggggtttaaaggaacaaaacccccataaaatttttatgtaaacatattaaagaagaagccgcaactcgataaaaactgcctaatcgaaaaaataataagagccaaaaaagttttaaaaatattgaatttaactattggtaccacaataataatttaattaaaacgcacaaaaaagtttggggggtttaagggaacaaaacccccataaaatttttatggggagcacaaatttcactataatttttctttaaaatgctcctgccgtaagaatgccCCATATCCATttccaataaaaaaatctctaatagttttcgatatattcgaaaacatcgattttcattttgtaacttcaaagggctataacttttttcatgtgcatatttgtactaaggtaagttaggttcattcgaactatttttggtcccagaatatgtgatttaatttatgacctgtatttttgtcacaccctgtataatatttaaaacatacgaTAACTACTGATAACCGTAATCATTTGATTTACCTGAATCCCTTCTGATCTGCAACGTACCTAACCATAATAATATTACCATCAGGTTTTACCCAACCATAGCTTCCAATTATTGTACCATCGGCTTTCCTTTCTTCATCTCTGAACTGAATATTTTGCGTATCTGGATCTTCAATTTCGTAACCAAAGGAATAAGTACCTTGACCATTAGGTTGAAAGCTATTATAGTTTGAATAGTCCAGGACAATGCTATCTTTGTTTTGTGGTAAAAGAGGGGATGCTTCAATCCATAACACATATGACAGTATTTGAAGCAATATAAACTAAAATCATACATATTACGTTAGGTATACTGATATTGAAAGAAGGCTTTAGTTTATTCAAATTTTTACTTTAACTATTATCAATATATTAGTCCTGTCGTCAGAGACAAAAATGTCACCGAAACTCAAAAAATCAGACAAATAAGCTGAAGCTTGCTAAAAATGTCAATTTTGGAACCCCACGAAAGATGCAAAAATGTTTGCTACTACTGGATTTTCTACTAAACCACCCTTCGGAGGAGGGGCGATGAAAGGAAATCATCGATATATTAAGAGTCTATACGTAGtcgaaaaaaaatgtttcaaacaagaaatTTAGCTGAGATAATTTGAACCAAAATTATTTATTAGCACGTTTTCTGTAGAGTGAATcgttctctcagaaacaacgcttAAAGGGACCGGCGATTATGAATGTCAGTTGTATCAACCCGACGAAAAAAATTCGATATATTTTGATCAGAGTGTCATatcgataaaaataaaaattccacaaTGCCCTTCTTTGCACATTTTTTATTGCgacctatttttcattatttctGTATAACAATTATTTAGAGATACAAATTTTCTATACAATTCTATCAATCTTACTTCACATCCATTTTCCAATTTTATAAACAAACAACGAATCCAGCTCtttcaaaataaacatttttataaattttcaattaaatttataaataacggaatattaaaaatatgaagattttaaataaaattgatgaGGTAATTTAATTCAGAGTGGGCGACATATTTTTTATTGATCCCAAGGTAAAAATGAATATTCAAACACCAGAGGTCGATAATCTGGCCAATTTTATCTGCATAATATATTTAGAAAACTTCAAAAAAATCTTATAAATATGCATTATTAGGActattacatattttttatttattttgaacctTATTTTCCTATAAGACAATTTGCAGTAAGGTAtaacaatatacagtgcgtccataaagtaacgcataaattcattatttcgtaaaccggcaacttcaaggaaaaataccaaaacaggtcgatttttatttttaatttccgactttttgtcatatataccatactagtgacgtcatccatc
Proteins encoded in this window:
- the LOC114334953 gene encoding uncharacterized protein LOC114334953 isoform X2; the protein is MDILTVPFILLQILSYVLWIEASPLLPQNKDSIVLDYSNYNSFQPNGQGTYSFGYEIEDPDTQNIQFRDEERKADGTIIGSYGWVKPDGNIIMVRASVEGSEGESKRYGEIEPNDLDFPKENPILEHAIESLKYMNRPSTHEKHLRPIDQNFNFQEINSHNGESEYLYDPNFLLPKGYVEDYIEPKRIFFSY
- the LOC114334953 gene encoding uncharacterized protein LOC114334953 isoform X1, which translates into the protein MDILTVPFILLQILSYVLWIEASPLLPQNKDSIVLDYSNYNSFQPNGQGTYSFGYEIEDPDTQNIQFRDEERKADGTIIGSYGWVKPDGNIIMVRYVADQKGFRASVEGSEGESKRYGEIEPNDLDFPKENPILEHAIESLKYMNRPSTHEKHLRPIDQNFNFQEINSHNGESEYLYDPNFLLPKGYVEDYIEPKRIFFSY